A single window of Streptomyces xanthii DNA harbors:
- a CDS encoding L-fuconate dehydratase, translating to MTPTTPRVTAVDTYDIRFPTSRELDGSDAMNPDPDYSAAYVVLRTDAADGHEGHGFTFTIGRGNDVQVAAIRALRHHVIGRPLDELCADPGTLNRDLIGDSQLRWLGPEKGVMHMAVGAVVNAVWDLAAKRAAKPLWRLLADAEPEWLVSQVDFRYIADALTPQEALDLLRAGREGSAARTDTLLERGYPGYTTSPGWLGYSDEKLTRLARQAVADGFTQIKLKVGADLDDDIRRCRTARAVIGPGIRMAVDANQRWNVDEAVEWTRALAEFDPYWVEEPTSPDDVLGHAAIRRAVGPVKVATGEHVQNRIVFKQLLQAGAIDVLQIDAARVGGVNENLAILLLAAKFGVPVCPHAGGVGLCELVQHLSMFDYVALSGTTKDRVIEYVDHLHDHFLDPVVMRRGHYAAPTAPGFSATMRPASIAEFTYPDGEFWVKDRAGQPATHQPNGAAA from the coding sequence GTGACCCCGACCACCCCGCGCGTCACCGCGGTCGACACGTACGACATCCGCTTCCCCACCTCACGGGAACTGGACGGATCCGACGCGATGAACCCCGACCCCGACTACTCCGCCGCCTACGTCGTGCTCCGCACCGATGCCGCCGACGGGCACGAGGGACACGGCTTCACCTTCACCATCGGCCGCGGCAACGACGTCCAGGTCGCCGCGATCCGCGCCCTGCGCCACCATGTGATCGGCCGCCCGCTCGACGAGCTGTGCGCCGACCCCGGCACCCTCAACCGCGACCTGATCGGCGACAGCCAGCTGCGCTGGCTCGGCCCCGAGAAGGGCGTGATGCACATGGCGGTCGGCGCCGTCGTCAACGCGGTCTGGGACCTCGCGGCCAAGCGCGCCGCCAAACCCCTGTGGCGGCTGCTCGCCGACGCCGAACCCGAATGGCTCGTCTCCCAGGTCGACTTCCGCTACATCGCCGACGCCCTCACCCCGCAGGAGGCCCTCGACCTGCTGCGGGCCGGACGAGAAGGCTCCGCCGCGCGCACCGACACGCTCCTCGAACGCGGCTACCCCGGCTACACCACCTCGCCCGGCTGGCTCGGCTACTCCGACGAGAAGCTCACCCGGCTCGCCCGGCAGGCCGTCGCCGACGGGTTCACCCAGATCAAACTGAAGGTCGGCGCCGACCTCGACGACGACATCCGCCGCTGCCGCACCGCGCGCGCCGTCATCGGCCCCGGCATCCGCATGGCCGTCGACGCCAACCAGCGCTGGAACGTCGACGAGGCCGTCGAATGGACCCGCGCCCTCGCAGAGTTCGACCCGTACTGGGTCGAGGAGCCCACCAGCCCCGACGACGTCCTCGGGCACGCCGCGATCCGCCGCGCCGTCGGCCCCGTCAAGGTCGCCACCGGCGAACACGTGCAGAACCGCATCGTCTTCAAGCAGCTCCTCCAGGCCGGCGCCATCGACGTCCTCCAGATCGACGCCGCCCGTGTAGGCGGCGTCAACGAGAACCTCGCGATCCTGCTGCTCGCCGCCAAGTTCGGCGTCCCCGTCTGCCCGCACGCCGGCGGCGTGGGACTGTGCGAACTCGTCCAGCACCTCTCGATGTTCGACTACGTCGCCCTGTCGGGAACGACGAAGGACCGTGTCATCGAGTACGTCGACCATCTCCACGACCACTTCCTCGACCCGGTCGTCATGCGCCGCGGCCACTACGCCGCGCCCACCGCACCCGGTTTCTCCGCCACCATGCGCCCCGCGTCCATCGCCGAATTCACCTACCCCGACGGTGAGTTCTGGGTGAAGGACCGCGCCGGGCAGCCCGCCACCCACCAGCCGAACGGAGCCGCAGCATGA